In Fundulus heteroclitus isolate FHET01 chromosome 16, MU-UCD_Fhet_4.1, whole genome shotgun sequence, a single genomic region encodes these proteins:
- the LOC105938068 gene encoding ATP-sensitive inward rectifier potassium channel 12 — MCVSKSDGKSAESWTNFCYECAKKGPTGKLGEEEVTWLAIKLARPGSDSYAAFKIKGPASVQTYSIVSDIIPEEELQRISGLALYNGHSSAKGKEQRDAEREDGRRRPGASTVVPGTSGQRGMNNYNGKVLTRGSNQVRSRFVKKNGQCNVVFTNMEDRRQRYLADIFTTCVDISWRYLLLIFCTSFLISWLIFGLVFYTVALAHGDFEEPPKQKASGLVAGMYGPSSGPSVVGQTQRMPCILHVQGFVGALLFSMETQTTIGYGWRCVTEECPLAVLTVVIQSILGCIIDSFMIGTIMAKMARPKKRNQTLLFSKNAVIALRDGKLCLMWRVGNLRRSHIVEAHVRAQLIRSYVTAEGEFIPLEQMDLNVGYDEGTDRLFLVSPLVIIHEIDKDSPLYTLSRADLEADDFEIVVILEGMVEATAMTTQFRSSYLAREIFWGHRFEPVIYEDRDRYKIDYARFHNTYEVPSTPHLSAKELDEAGSQASFPASPPSAYRSTQDLISRSLTAFCYENEVALSCAEEEEEDIFDSAQMVGKEKVEERRTSVDFQSVFHDTATITSGSHNVMCVLDMDNNQMEFDSLHTAIPLDPFTYKSEQEA; from the exons ATGTGCGTCAGCAAAAGTGATGGAAAGTCTGCAGAATCCTGGACGAACTTCTGCTATGAGTGCGCAAAGAAAGGTCCGACAGGCAAGCtgggagaggaggaggtgaCGTGGCTGGCTATCAAGCTAGCCCGACCAGGATCTGACAGCTACGctgccttcaaaataaaaggccCTGCGTCGGTTCAGAC GTACAGCATTGTGTCAGACATCATAccagaggaggagctgcagaggattTCTGGTTTGGCACTCTACAACGGTCACAGTTCTGCCAAAGGGAAGGAGCAGAGAGACGCCGAACGAGAGGACGGTAGGAGGAGGCCTGGAGCCTCCACAGTGGTGCCTGGCACTAGCGGACAAAGAGGTATGAATAACTACAACGGGAAGGTCCTGACGAGGGGCTCCAACCAAGTCCGGAGCCGCTTTGTGAAGAAGAACGGACAATGCAATGTGGTATTCACCAACATGGAGGACCGGCGTCAACGCTACCTCGCAGACATCTTCACCACCTGCGTGGACATCAGCTGGAGATATCTACTACTTATATTCTGCACCAGCTTCCTCATCTCATGGCTGATATTTGGCTTAGTCTTTTACACCGTCGCCCTTGCACACGGGGACTTTGAGGAGCCTCCTAAGCAGAAAGCTAGTGGGCTGGTGGCAGGAATGTACGGGCCCTCCTCTGGGCCCTCGGTTGTGGGGCAGACACAAAGGATGCCCTGCATACTGCATGTTCAGGGCTTTGTCGGGGCGCTCCTCTTCTCTATGGAGACACAGACTACTATTGGCTATGGCTGGCGCTGCGTCACAGAGGAGTGCCCCCTGGCTGTTTTAACAGTGGTTATACAGTCCATCCTTGGCTGCATCATTGACTCCTTTATGATCGGCACCATTATGGCGAAGATGGCTCGGCCAAAGAAGAGGAACCAGACCCTGCTGTTCTCCAAAAACGCTGTCATTGCTCTGCGTGACGGCAAACTGTGCCTCATGTGGAGGGTGGGCAACCTGCGGAGGAGCCACATCGTGGAGGCTCACGTCCGTGCACAGCTCATACGGTCATACGTCACAGCCGAGGGCGAGTTCATCCCTCTGGAGCAGATGGACCTCAATGTGGGCTACGATGAAGGCACGGACAGGCTGTTTTTAGTGTCTCCGCTGGTTATAATCCACGAAATAGACAAGGATAGCCCTTTGTACACTTTGAGCCGAGCAGACCTGGAAGCAGACGACTTCGAGATCGTCGTGATCTTGGAGGGGATGGTGGAGGCCACAGCCATGACCACGCAGTTTCGTAGCTCTTACCTCGCGAGAGAAATCTTCTGGGGTCACAGGTTTGAGCCGGTGATCTACGAGGACCGGGACCGCTACAAGATAGACTACGCACGCTTCCACAATACCTACGAGGTCCCGTCGACACCCCATCTCAGCGCAAAAGAGCTGGACGAGGCTGGGAGCCAGGCATCCTTCCCTGCATCTCCTCCGTCAGCCTATAGATCCACACAAGACCTGATCTCACGGTCTCTGACTGCCTTCTGCTATGAGAACGAGGTGGCCCTGAGCTGtgcagaggaagaagaggaagacataTTTGACTCTGCCCAGATGGTAGGGAAGGAGAAGGTAGAGGAGAGGAGGACGTCCGTTGACTTTCAAAGTGTCTTTCATGACACAGCGACCATAACCTCAGGCAGTCACAATGTCATGTGTGTTCTGGACATGGACAATAACCAGATGGAGTTTGACAGCCTACATACTGCGATTCCTCTTGATCCCTTCACCTATAAGAGTGAGCAAGAGGCCTAG
- the kdelr3 gene encoding ER lumen protein-retaining receptor 3: protein MNIFRLAGDVSHLVAILILLMKIWSSRSCAGISGKSQVLFALVFTTRYLDLFTIHISAYNTIMKVVFLALSYATVYLIYMRFRNSYNSENDTFRVEFLLVPVIGLSFLENYAFTPLEILWTFSIFLESVAIMPQLFMITKTGEAESITTHYLFFLGLYRALYIANWVWRYHTEGFFDQIAVVSGVVQTIFYCDFFYLYFTRVLRGKGKMSLPMPV from the exons ATGAACATCTTTCGGCTGGCGGGAGACGTGTCCCACTTGGTGGCTATCCTCATCCTCCTGATGAAGATATGGAGCTCCAGGTCCTGCGCTG GCATCTCCGGGAAGTCTCAGGTGCTGTTCGCCCTGGTGTTCACCACCAGGTACCTTGACCTGTTCACAATCCACATTTCAGCCTACAACACCATCATGAAG GTGGTGTTCCTGGCTCTGTCCTACGCTACGGTGTACCTGATCTACATGCGCTTCAGGAACTCCTACAATTCGGAGAACGACACGTTCAGAGTGGAGTTCTTGTTGGTTCCGGTCATCGGGCTGTCCTTCCTGGAGAACTACGCTTTCACTCCCCTAGAG ATCTTGTGGACCTTCTCCATCTTCCTGGAGTCGGTGGCCATAATGCCCCAGCTCTTCATGATCACCAAGACGGGCGAGGCGGAGTCCATCACCACCCACTACCTGTTCTTCCTGGGCCTCTACAGGGCCCTCTACATAGCCAACTGGGTGTGGCGCTACCACACGGAGGGCTTCTTCGACCAGATCGCCGTGGTGTCCGGAGTGGTCCAGACCATCTTCTACTGCGACTTCTTTTATCTGTATTTCACGAGGG tgctccGAGGAAAAGGAAAGATGAGTCTGCCGATGCCGGTTTAG